AAACAGGAGGGCTTCCTACTCAAGAGGAGGAAATGGCCCATGAAAGGATGGCAAAAGGTGGGTACTACCTGCCTTACCCCTGACCACCTTCTCACCCCTAATCTGTGAAGGCATGGCACAAGGTGGGCACCTCCCTTAACTCCTTACCTCTCACTGCAAGTGAATCTCAAGTGTCTTTCCTTGAATCCTCCAAATGCATTGGAGGAGAAAATCAGAGGTTATTTTCAGATCTTCTCCTGTTACGGacgtgaggaatcaaggaaagacaCTTGTTACACCCTGCCCCTCCTTTAACTCCGCAATTACCTGAAGGGCTGGCACATGGAAATGGGGTGGAAATGTGAGAAGTGTGCTACCCGACACATACCTGGTGTTTATCTAAAGCTCTGATAAGACACTTGTTAAGCTGGATGTGACATTTGAATGGAGTGTTTGAATGGATACTATGTTATTCATGTAAAAAGCTTTTATCCATAGCAGTAAGTTGTGAAGATATTTCCTTGGCACAAAGCAGATAAAGTTAGAAATGTGACAGAAGGGCGGCTGAAACAGTTGCTATTCGGTCTCTTGTTATACAGAGATACTTCTTGCTGGAGAAAGGCATTCTGAAGTACTCAAAGCGTGGAGCTGAAGTAAGTATCTATTCAGAAGTATTTCAGGCAgatgcaacacacacacgcacagaattTATTTAATGTACAATATGTCATTGATGAAGGAGAAAGCATTTGCTCATTtagtcaaatacacacacacacacacacacacacacacacacacacacacacacacacacactgacctttgCTTTTGTTTCCAGCTGAAGAAGGGCAAGCTGCATGGCTGCATTGATGTGGGGCTGTCTGTCATGTCAATCAAGAAGAAAACCAAAGCCATAGATCTGGACACCAACGACAACATTTATCACCTCAAGGTgactctttctgtttctctctctcgtttatCTAGTTTTATCTTGTTTCTCTCTCGTTTtatcatttctctctttcttgtttCTCGTTTTATCGTTTCTCTCCCGTTTTATCTTGTTTCTCTCATTTGATCTTTTCTCTCTTCTACTTGAATGACAATCTCTCTGTTCTATAGGTGAAGTCTGACAAGTCTCAGGAAATGAAGTCACAGCAGCTGTTTGATGATTGGGTGTCGAAGCTGCGGCATCACCGCGTCTTCCGTCAAAACGAGATTGCGATGTACCCCCACGAGAGGCTTCTGTTCCACCCCTCCTCACACCTCTCTCCCAACCCCAACGACTCCATGAGACAGGTACAGTTCTCCCCAGACACTGATCCATAATCATTTTTCTGTGCCTAAAAGAAACGTCTTCCTGCAGCTTCTTAACTGACCAGTCATAATTTAATTATTGTACTGTATAGAGTAGGCTTCTGTTTATGCACATTCCATCTCcttatctttccctctctccactctcaatCTCTCTATCCTTCCCCCACTCCATCTCTTAGCGCCACTCCAGTCTAGCTAAGCAGGCGTCAGTTGTCCAGCAGGCTAAGGTCAGTGCCTGGCTCCACTCCTCCGAAGACATGGCCAAGTGCTGCAGAGGTATGGAGGTGAaacctctcacctgtctgtcccATACATTTTCTGGATCTCACCTTACTTGTTGGCTGTGTCCCAACTGGCCCCCTATACCATACAcggtgcgctacttttgaccagagcccatagggcactatatagggaataggtttgctatttgggacacagccttaaggtgtcagcatgcttcagtcCAGCTGCCGGCTAGCCGAAGTCGGCTAGGAGACCCGAACTAGACCTGAAGACATTCGCTTGAAACATTTGAAAAAAGCAGCAAcggtactgtttgtccattttgaaacGCCGTAGTCAGTATACACTTTCCTAAAATAttcagaattaatctaagataactctaGAAATCTGTCATTGATTTTGATGTTTTTGCCGAGGAGATCTTAgtcgcgcaattttacatctaactaagatgtttggtggaTTAAAAAGTTTTTGTGAAAACTAGTAATCTCTTGTTGAATGACAAATACTTTACTGAAGAATCCaaactgttgaccaatcaccgacgaaggggcgtagactttaGCTACAGACTTCAGCTTGCCTTAAGAAAAAATTTCATCATAAAATGGGCATGAACTCTTCAACTGCTTTGGCCTTTACTGTCTCTATTTTGATCCTCCCTCAACTTCTGACATTCATCTGTCATCCTTCTCTCTTAGATTTAGAGGAGTGTGAGTCTTACCTGTTGGAACTCAACCTGTTACTGAAGAGTATGGAGGTTCTCCACCGCACTTACTCTGCCCCTGCCATCAGCCTCATGGTAACACGTAACATTTGCCCTTTaacctataaccctaaccttgGCCCAGTACACATACAGTTCTTGGCCCCTTTAACctactacctaccctacactacactaaaatatatttaaaatacattttcaattgtgttttcagctgtttgaagctggtgtacaaaacaaagtaaaagacacaaaaacaaaacttaagaagggaagcatagaaatagtgcatatAGAACATATCcacagcttcttagacttgctttcaatgagaatgatagATATATAACACACACTTCTATGTCTggttgggtcgcccaaaaagttacatagtGCAGCTTTAAGCTATAAATTTGACCTACACTTCCTCTGCCCCAGCCATCAACCTCATGGTAACACGACCTATAACCCTGACCTACACTACACTTCCTCTGCCCCTGTCATCAACCTCATGGTAACACGACCTATAACCCTGACCAACACTACACTTCCTCTGCCCCCGTCATCAACCTCATGGTAACATGACCTATAACCCTGACCTACACTACACTTCCTCTGCCCCCGCCATCAACCTCATGGTAACACGACCTATAACCCTGACCTACACTTCCTCTGCCCCCGCCATCAACCTCATGGTAACACGACCTATAACCCTTACCCACACTACACTTCCCCTTACTCTGCCCCTGCTATCAGTACACTGCAGATATTCACATCTCAATTTACCCCAAGactttaaccctaacctctgttttctctctatgGTAATAGTTGTctgtcccttccctctctctgttaccctcTCTGGGACACCAGGCCTCAACATACGACATCCCcaagaaggagaagaggggtcCCAGGAAGTGGCGTTCAAAAAATTGCAACAAAGATACCAAAAAAGATATCATAGCCACACTACAGGTACACACTTTTATTTTCTCTCAAAGCAATACCTGCTACCGGTCCATGTCACATCTACGACCACTGGAGAGAAGTGTTGCATTGACgactactactgtaatactgtcTTATGGAGTTTGTGATACTGTGgcaatatatacactatatatacaaaagtatgtggacaccccttcaaattagtgtttggctatttcagccatacctgttaatgacaggtgtataaaaccaaATACACaggcatgcaatctccataaacaaaaatTGTcagaagaatggccttactgagagctaagtgactttcaatgtggcactgtcatagggtgacacctttccaacaagtcagttagtcaaatttctgtcctgctagagctgccccgatcaactgtaagtgctgttattgcgaAGTGAAAACATctcggctcagccgcaaagtggtaggccacacaagctcacagaacagagtgctgaagtgcgtagagcataaaaatggtctgtcctcagttgcaacactcactactgagttccaaactgcctctggaagcaacgtcagcacaataatatcatcgggagcttcatgaagagcttcatggccgagcagccacatgcctaagatcaccatgcgtaatgcACCCATCGGGATGGTGTAAATGGTGTAAATCGCACCGCCATTGAACccaggagcagtggaaacacattctctggaatgatgaatcatgcttcaccatctggcagcccgacagacaaatctgggtttggccgatACCAGGAAAACCGcgacctgccccaatgcataatgggaactgtaaagtttggtggaggaggaataatagtctggggctgtttttcatggtttgggctaggccccttttttccagtaaagggaaatcttaactctactacagtatacaattacattctagacaattctgtgcttccaactttgtagcaaccgTTTGGGAAAGACCCAtgcctgtttcagcatgacaatgcccccatgcataaAGCGtggtccataaagaaatggtttgtcgaaatcggtgtggaagaacttgactggcctccacagagccctgacctcaaccccatcgaataccttcgggatgaattggattgccgactgcgagccagacctaatcgcccaacaccagtgcccgacctcactaatgctccaaATTAGtctcgctccagagtacaggcctcggtgtaatgctcattccttcgataaacgcaaatctgaccatcacccctggtgaaacaaaaccgagactcgtcagtgaagagcactttttgccagtcctgtctggtccagcgacgatgggtttgtgcccataggcgacgttgttgccggtgatgtctggtgaggacctgccttacaacaggccgacaagccctcagtccagcctctctcagcctattgcagacagtctgagcactgatggagggattgtggtttcctggtgtaattcgggcagttgttgttgccatcctgtacctgtcacgcaggtgtgatgttcggatataccgaccctgtgcaagtgttgttacacgtggtctgccactgcgagaacaATCAGCTGAACTAtcagtctgtcctgtctctctgttgcactgtcttaggcgtctcacagtacggacattgcaatttattgcctggccacatctgcagtcctcatgcctccttgcagcatgcctaaggcacattcccGCAGATGAGCTGGGACccagggcatctttcttttggtgtttttcagagtcagtagaaaggcctctgtaGTGTagtaagttttcataactgtagccttaattgcctaccgtctgtcagctgttagtgtcttaatgaccgttccacaggtgcatgttcattaattatttatggttcattgaacaagcatgggaaatagtgttaaaaccctttacaatgaagatctgtgaagttatttggatttttacaaattatttttgaaagacagtgtcctgaaaaagggacattttgcAATTTATGTTGACTACAAATAAGTAGGGGAGTGTACATACATGTCAACTGTTGTTTAATGAAGACGTTTTATGTGTACAGTGTAACACCAAATGAATCCCCCACCTGTAAATGTCTTTAACCTGTATTTTTCTCTCTGGTCCCACCAGGTTCCTGGCTGTGTCTCCCCACCTGCCTCTCCTCATCTCCATACCTCCCACCCAAACCTCTCTACTGCTGAAGCCAACATCCAGGAGGCCTTTGCTTTCCTGGACTCCCCAGACTCACCTACTGATGCCAACCGCCTCCAGGAGGACTTCTGCAGACTCGCTAACAACAGTGAGTCCCTGGTTTCAGGTCGGCCCCTTGGTTCAATATTAGGTATTTTAGAGTTTCCAGAGGAAGGCTGGGTATAGTGGTTAaaactctgtcactctctctcacacacacaaccctctttcttcctctctgtctccctctctagttCACTCCACTCTGCGGTCAGCCTATAGTTCTCtgtcagcagagagagacagagtgagacacacTATTGACCTGAAGGCCCCTCCTCCAGCACAGGTCATGGGCCTCAAGACCGACTATGGCTCAGTGAGTAaggtgtgagtgtgcatgtgctGTTTTCCACTATATTGCACATAACATTGTATTGTCAAGTTGATTTCCAGAGATTGTGTTTATATACCAAACATGCCATTGGGACTGACCTAAACGTAAACCCAATCAGGATCTCCCAGATGGATCCCGCCCCCTTGTCCACCAGGTGTCCAATGAGAGTCGAGCGTCCATCCCTGAGTCCATGTCCGAGTTCTTTGATGCTCAGGAGTACCAGCTGACCTCCAGCTCCTCTGAGAACGAGGTGAGCCCTAACCATAGATGGGAGCAGATGACGCAACCCCAATGCCAACTAAATCCTTTAGGGAGGTTATCAATAATCTGACCCTGAGTCATTTTATATACATTTTCTGTCTCCAGGCCTCTGATGATGACTCGTATATCAGCGACGTCAGTGACAGCGTTTCCATAGACAATGGCTACAGCAatgagagaggaagcgagagacaTGACTCAGGTATcccactcgtgtgtgtgtgtgtgtgtttgtttgtttgtttgtttgtatgagTATTTTCATGACGAGCATAACGATTTGTATGAGTGAGCAAATGTCTATCCAGTTTCCTATGTACATCCATTTTAAGACCAgcacctctaccccctctctctcccccagcaggCTCAGGAGGAAGTAGTGTTCAGGTGGCCCGCAGGCGGactaccctcccctcccctcagcccAGCAGCAGCAGTGTCAGTCTATGGAACATCCTCAAGAACAACATAGGGAAGGACCTGTCCAAGGTAGCCATGCCTGTTCAGCTCAACGAGCCTCTAAACACACTGCAGAGGCTGTGTGAGGAGGTGGAGTACTCTGAGCTGCTGGATACAGCGAACCACACACAGGACCCGTACCAGAGAATGGTGAGGGTATAGgatgcaggtacacacacacacagtccgttGCAGCGCATGGTGAGAGAATTGAAACATACTCACAACAGGATTCTTATGATGGTGTGTGGATTCTCACAATGCATCACAACCTTTACCTGCACacacctctttctttctctctccctcactcactcttaCTGCGTCTCCTGTGCAGGTGTATGTGGCGACGTTTGCGGTGTCTGCGTACGCCTCCAGTTACCACCGGGCAGGAAGTAAACCCTTTAACCCCGTCCTAGGAGAGACCTACGAGTGTGACAGACCTGACAAGGGCTTCCGGTTCATAGCAGAACAGGTAAACAGGAACAAGTTACCTCGCATACAGTAAACCAAGAACCACTGTGCTAATTAATTTTCTGTTCCAAATTACAACCTATTCCCATTCAGTCTACAACCTTTGACCAGGAGCCATAGTGTTCTTGTCAAAATGACTGCACTGTATAGTGTGCAATTGAGAACACAACCATTGTGTAGGATGACTGTCATTACATTGTCAGTTACCCCCTGTTCTTCTTAGGTGAGCCATCACCCACCTGTGTCAGCATGTCACTGTGACTCTAACAACTTCACTTTTTGGCAAGGTAAACATATTACCACCTTTTTGCTCTATTTGGGATTGTTACTGTGAGGGTTACCTCCCCCACCGACCTACTTAcatctgcctcctctctgtctccctctcagaTGTCCAGTGGAAGAATAAGTTCTGGGGGAAATCCATGGAGATTGTTCGCATTGGAACCACTCATGTGACCCTGCCAGCGTGAGTCTGTTTGAtctatagagtgtgtgtgtgtgtgtgtgtgtgcgtgggggcCGTGTGCGCGTCTGTGTGCACCAGTGGAGTGGTATCAaagatgtggtttccatgtggttgataccgcTCCATTACAGacattatgagctgtcctcccctcagcagcctccactgctacgGACGTGTGTGTGCATCAAATAACTGCTTTCATGCAAAAGAGAGTGGGGTGGAAGGGGGGTGGCGTCGTGTGACAGGTCTGGTGTCGTGGTAAAGGGGTGTGTGACAGGTCAGGTGGCGTGACAGGTCTGGTGTCGTGTGGCGTGAAAGAGGGGTGGGTGGTGTCACGTGACAGGTGTGTTTGTCATCCTCAGGTTTGGGGACCACTATGAGTGGAACAAGGTAACTTCCTGCATCCACAACATCCTGAGTGGCCAGCGCTGGATAGAACACTACGGAGAGATGTCAATCAAAAACACCAGCAGTGACGCCTGCCAGTGTAAAGTGACTTTCGTCAAGGTGAGGACAATATACAGTGAAGACCATACCTGtgtttgtcccaaatggaaccctattttgtatataatgcactactacccatagggctctggtcaagagtagtgcgctatataggggtTAGGGGGTTATTTGAGACACAACCTAACATGTTAATTGGGCAACACATATGAACCCCTAGGTGTAACAGCACCATCTGCTGAGGGACAGGAGGAACAACATCCTGCAGACTATTTTTCTTGGAAAGCTGATGAGTGGTGGATGGATTCATGTGTTAGACATAGAATTGTATGGGCTttttattaaatcatttataacATGATTTAACAGAGTTTGATGGGTTTCAGATTGACCTGACGTTTTGTGTCCTTGGTATGTTAATTCATTTGTTTATTATTCATACGTTTTGCGTATTTAACCCACAGGCGAGATCGTGGAGCTCAACGGTTAACGAGATAGAGGGCATGGTCACGGACACAGGGGGGCGTGTCATCCACACCTTCTTTGGCAAATGGCATGAGGGCGTGTACCAAGGAGTCCCACCTTCTGCTATCTGCATCTGGAGAGCAAGTGAGTGACTGGCTCTTTGGACTGTCCATCAAAACGCAACCATACAGTAAATATTATAGCTTGATATGTTGTCCTTCGCCATAAGTTGAATTTTTTTTGTAtaatattattgtgtgtgtgtgtgtgtgtgtgtgtgtagaccccATGCCTGTGGACCAGGACCAGTACTACGGCTTCACTCAGTTTGCTGTAGAGCTGAATGAGCTTGACGCTGCCCTGAAGCCCCTCCTACCCCCCACAGACACACGCTTCCGTCTCGACCAGAGGTACGACACACCCGGGATTATCTCTCTCATGCtctttctcatgctctctctcttatgctctctctttctcttctcacttactcactcactcactcactcactcactcactcactcactcactcactcactcactcactcactcatgctCTTTCAGGTGTTTGGAAGAAGGGAACATTGAGGGGGCTGAGGAGCAGAAACGGAGGATAGAGGAGctccagagggggaggaggaaagtcCTGGAGGAGAACAATGTGACACACAAACCACGCTTCTTCAAGTACGCAACcgtgtgtgtctctttctgtctgacttTAGCAGACAAGGGAGTTCATAGGTCACACATTTGGCCTCGAACACAGAACAAGTCAGTCTTCCTTCTTAGCTGCATAGTATCCTAtacaatatggaacatttctgacgGAATGGCGTCTGTCAATATAACTTACGACACTGTCACTGGTCTGTGGTGTGCATAGCCTCAGTGTCTGACTGGTCAaaacaacactattaacagttgTTCTCAGTGGATTCATGAGATCTCAGTTTTACTTTTTAGGTTGTACTGGGGTTTAGGGTTATACAGTTAGGgttatacatttttacattttagtaatttaccagactctcttatccagagcgatttacagacTGTCTtaattagggttaagtgacttgttcaagggcacattgactgATTTTTCACTTAGTTGTCTCAGGGACTCGAACCAATGAACTTTCTCTTACTGGCCCAATGTtgttaaccactaggctacctgcctccctgggTGCATTATGACATATGTGTTGTGTGactattgttttgtttatttatcaGGAAATCAAAGGATGACACGTGGCTGAGCGCTAATATATACTGGGAGCAGCGGAAGAACCCCAGGTTCAGCAGAGAGGACTTCCCTGTGCTGTGGTGACCTCTGACCTTACCTATAACCCTGTGACCCCATGAGAGGGCAGATCTAGGGTCAGATTATTCTTGCCTACAAACCTTAACCAATACAGGGAAAACTCAAAACAGACCTTAGATCAGCACTTGGGGACAACACTCTGTCCTGTTGACTATGGACCGCTGAGTGTGAGGGCCTACGGCCAAATATGGGCTTCCTGCTTCTGTAGGTGGAGAAGGAGCTAATTTAAGAAATTAGCTTTCACTTGACTCTGTGTTTAAAAGAAAAGAGCttcctgttttgtttttgtcattACTTTAGTCTATCTTCTTTCAATGTCATCCTTTTCTCTGTATATTTGTCAAATGTATACTTTATGCTGTCACTTTAGTACGGATGCAGTCCAGCCACCAAAGTGTCTTAATTGAGAAATAAGTCCCGAgtaggtgtggtatatggtcaacataccacggagtgcctggatacagcaattagccttggtatattgaccatataccacaaacccccaaggtaccttattactattataaactgcttaccaatgtaattagaacagtaaaaagtatTTTtgtttgtcatacccatggtatacggtctgatataccacagctttcagtcAATCAGCATACTACTCAGGAAAACCTGCTGTAGATGATTATGCAAATCCTCACTCACAGTTGGTGAGTTAAAGTGCCTCATTGCACTTTTATGATGTCATACCACTGTTATTAATGTAGTCTAAAGAAGCACACCGATGGAGTCTCGTAACTAGGAGATGTAACTTTTTCTAAAGTTCAAACACTTTATACAGTTCAAACACAAATACAGACTGTCTTAACTCCTCAACCATTGGCTGACAGAACTTGTGAAATATGGCCACATGGAAATTCATAAGACTGAGTGTTAATGCCTGTGTGCTGCCCTGTTATAAgattatatgtactgtatatcagtaAAGTAATAGAGCATTATCTATGAAGATGAACAATAAAACAGTGGAACTGTTATACTAGAGTCAGAATGAcaactttgtgtgtgtggtcatcTGTTCGTTTGGCATGTACAATGCTTAATTTGAACCGAATTTTGTTCCGGAACCTAGGTGTATTTGGTCAGATCCGGTTACTCTCATGGCACGAACAATTATTTTCAATGTACAAATTCTAATAAAAGCAATcaaagttcattagagttgccaCTTCGTTAATTCTCCTGCTCCCCACAAAAAAACGAAAGTGAAAAAGTTGATTTTCAGCCTGGGCCTATATTCTAACAGCTGATTGGGGTTGGTCCAGCTCAAGTTTATGGTTGTGCAACATTGTAACCTACTGTTTGTGTGAGACCAACCAGTGACCGTGGCTGTGTGAGAAGCATGCCTGTATCTCTCATGTAAATAGAATGAGATTAACTTTCTAagatctctctgctctgatagacatgagcctgctactctcatctctctgctctgatagacatgagcctgctactctcatccctctgctctgatagacatgagcc
The DNA window shown above is from Oncorhynchus mykiss isolate Arlee chromosome 18, USDA_OmykA_1.1, whole genome shotgun sequence and carries:
- the LOC110496582 gene encoding oxysterol-binding protein-related protein 3 isoform X5; this encodes MTTISWEIIEGLKGNPGNIQEPEKQEGFLLKRRKWPMKGWQKRYFLLEKGILKYSKRGAELKKGKLHGCIDVGLSVMSIKKKTKAIDLDTNDNIYHLKVKSDKSQEMKSQQLFDDWVSKLRHHRVFRQNEIAMYPHERLLFHPSSHLSPNPNDSMRQRHSSLAKQASVVQQAKVSAWLHSSEDMAKCCRDLEECESYLLELNLLLKSMEVLHRTYSAPAISLMASTYDIPKKEKRGPRKWRSKNCNKDTKKDIIATLQVPGCVSPPASPHLHTSHPNLSTAEANIQEAFAFLDSPDSPTDANRLQEDFCRLANNIHSTLRSAYSSLSAERDRVRHTIDLKAPPPAQVMGLKTDYGSVSKDLPDGSRPLVHQVSNESRASIPESMSEFFDAQEYQLTSSSSENEASDDDSYISDVSDSVSIDNGYSNERGSERHDSAGSGGSSVQVARRRTTLPSPQPSSSSVSLWNILKNNIGKDLSKVAMPVQLNEPLNTLQRLCEEVEYSELLDTANHTQDPYQRMVYVATFAVSAYASSYHRAGSKPFNPVLGETYECDRPDKGFRFIAEQVSHHPPVSACHCDSNNFTFWQDVQWKNKFWGKSMEIVRIGTTHVTLPAFGDHYEWNKVTSCIHNILSGQRWIEHYGEMSIKNTSSDACQCKVTFVKARSWSSTVNEIEGMVTDTGGRVIHTFFGKWHEGVYQGVPPSAICIWRANPMPVDQDQYYGFTQFAVELNELDAALKPLLPPTDTRFRLDQRCLEEGNIEGAEEQKRRIEELQRGRRKVLEENNVTHKPRFFKKSKDDTWLSANIYWEQRKNPRFSREDFPVLW